A window from Terriglobia bacterium encodes these proteins:
- a CDS encoding Trm112 family protein yields the protein MISQELLDILACPVCRTPLKLTASDQLQCVKCHRLYPIRDGIPILLESEAQKA from the coding sequence ATGATCAGCCAGGAACTGCTCGATATCCTCGCCTGCCCGGTTTGCAGGACGCCCTTGAAGTTGACTGCCTCGGACCAGTTGCAGTGCGTCAAATGCCACCGGCTTTACCCCATACGCGACGGTATTCCCATCCTGCTGGAAAGTGAGGCACAAAAGGCCTGA
- a CDS encoding cation diffusion facilitator family transporter, with protein MHAHAHDPQGHTSRVLRVSLVVTMAYIVLLVISGVRAHSLALLSEAGHNVSDFLALLLSLAAVYLENRPPSATKTYGYSRAGVLAAFINAMTLVAIAFYIFYEAGRRLVAPVPVHPGLMIGVAAAGVVVNGVISIMLWRSSKDLNIRSALLHMLGDTLSTAAVIGGGWAILATGQNWIDPALSFGIGAMILWSSHGIIRETLNILLEGTPRGMDLSLVAQDITAVAGVNDVHDLHVWSIGSQSHALSCHISIADIPPSASEAILRDVQERLRVKFHIHHTTIQFEHVVCDIAHGCVVIPTQTPEGHGHEH; from the coding sequence ATGCACGCGCACGCCCACGATCCGCAGGGACATACCTCGCGCGTGCTGCGGGTCTCGCTGGTGGTGACGATGGCCTACATCGTCCTGCTGGTGATCTCCGGTGTCCGTGCGCACAGCCTGGCGCTGCTTTCCGAGGCCGGGCACAACGTCTCCGATTTCCTTGCCCTGCTGCTCTCGCTGGCCGCGGTGTACCTGGAGAACCGCCCGCCCAGCGCGACCAAAACCTACGGCTACAGCCGCGCCGGCGTGCTGGCGGCGTTCATCAACGCCATGACGCTGGTGGCGATCGCCTTCTACATTTTTTACGAGGCAGGCCGCCGGCTGGTGGCCCCGGTGCCGGTGCATCCCGGGTTGATGATCGGCGTCGCCGCCGCGGGCGTGGTGGTCAACGGCGTCATCTCCATCATGCTCTGGCGCAGCAGCAAGGACCTGAACATCCGCAGCGCCTTACTCCACATGCTGGGCGACACGCTGTCCACCGCGGCCGTCATCGGCGGCGGCTGGGCGATCCTGGCAACCGGCCAAAACTGGATTGACCCGGCGCTCTCCTTCGGCATCGGCGCCATGATCTTGTGGTCATCGCATGGGATCATCCGCGAGACCCTCAACATCCTGCTGGAAGGCACGCCACGCGGCATGGATCTCTCGCTGGTGGCGCAGGACATCACTGCCGTCGCGGGTGTGAATGACGTGCACGACCTGCACGTGTGGAGCATCGGCAGCCAGTCGCACGCGCTCTCCTGCCACATCAGCATTGCCGACATTCCCCCGTCGGCCAGCGAGGCCATCCTGCGTGACGTCCAGGAGCGGCTGCGGGTGAAGTTCCACATCCATCACACCACCATCCAGTTCGAGCACGTGGTGTGCGACATCGCCCACGGCTGCGTCGTTATCCCGACGCAGACACCCGAAGGCCATGGGCACGAGCACTAG
- a CDS encoding HIT domain-containing protein yields the protein MDYLFTPWRFTYLTNVGKTPGCVFCEQVKLQDREALILHRGEHCFIILNAFPYTSGHVMIVPYEHIDELQKLSPAAATEMMALSQRMERALRAAYKPGGINLGMNIGAAAGAGVAGHIHMHVLPRWIADSNFMTVVGETRLVPEDLGTTWEKLRKQFELQT from the coding sequence ATGGACTACCTCTTCACCCCCTGGCGTTTCACGTATCTCACCAATGTCGGCAAGACCCCGGGTTGCGTTTTTTGCGAGCAAGTCAAACTCCAGGACCGCGAGGCGCTGATCCTCCACCGCGGCGAGCACTGCTTTATCATCCTCAACGCCTTTCCCTACACCAGCGGCCATGTCATGATCGTTCCCTATGAACACATTGACGAATTGCAGAAGCTGTCGCCCGCGGCTGCAACCGAGATGATGGCGCTGTCGCAGCGGATGGAGCGGGCCTTGCGCGCGGCGTACAAGCCTGGCGGGATCAACTTGGGGATGAATATCGGCGCGGCCGCCGGGGCAGGCGTGGCCGGCCACATCCACATGCACGTGCTGCCGCGCTGGATCGCCGACAGCAACTTCATGACGGTGGTTGGCGAGACGCGCCTTGTGCCGGAAGATCTTGGAACCACGTGGGAGAAGCTGAGGAAGCAGTTCGAGCTTCAGACCTGA
- a CDS encoding haloacid dehalogenase type II, translating into MSDFDFSPFSWLTFDCYGTLIDWDRGILSTLRPVLAAHGRNLSDGGILELFAAIERVEEAGEYRTYRQILEAVMTKIAARLVFRISSQEVRSLPDSLGDWAPFPDTVAALRQLKKHYKLAVISNTDDDLFARTAAHLEVPFDAVITAQQARSYKPSLNNFRLALERLGAGREQVLHVAQSLYHDVAPANELGIASVWVNRQGRPGASGGAAGTAKPDLVVPDMATLAAMAVS; encoded by the coding sequence ATGTCTGATTTCGATTTCTCGCCGTTCTCCTGGCTCACCTTCGACTGCTACGGAACGCTGATCGATTGGGACCGGGGAATCCTGTCCACGCTGCGTCCCGTGCTGGCCGCGCATGGCCGCAATCTCAGCGACGGCGGAATCCTGGAACTATTTGCCGCCATTGAGCGCGTCGAGGAGGCCGGCGAATACCGCACCTATCGCCAGATTTTGGAAGCGGTCATGACCAAGATCGCGGCGCGGCTGGTGTTTCGCATCAGCAGCCAGGAGGTGCGCTCGCTCCCGGATTCCCTCGGCGACTGGGCGCCATTTCCCGACACCGTGGCCGCTCTGCGCCAGTTGAAGAAGCACTACAAGCTGGCGGTGATCTCCAACACCGACGACGATCTGTTCGCCCGCACCGCAGCGCACCTGGAAGTGCCGTTCGATGCCGTGATCACCGCCCAGCAGGCGCGCAGCTACAAGCCTTCTTTGAACAATTTCCGGCTCGCGCTGGAACGCCTGGGAGCGGGGCGAGAGCAGGTGCTGCACGTGGCCCAGAGCCTCTATCACGATGTCGCTCCCGCCAATGAACTGGGAATCGCCAGCGTGTGGGTCAACCGGCAGGGAAGGCCGGGAGCTTCCGGCGGAGCTGCCGGCACGGCGAAGCCGGATTTGGTGGTTCCGGATATGGCGACACTGGCGGCGATGGCGGTGAGTTAA